A genomic region of Oncorhynchus mykiss isolate Arlee chromosome 16, USDA_OmykA_1.1, whole genome shotgun sequence contains the following coding sequences:
- the LOC110491342 gene encoding regulator of G-protein signaling 9 isoform X1 gives MTIRNVRDHGQRFRPRMACLKKVEAVMLEMQDPKTGVKSQPQKLVITTIPHAITGEDVVTWLANRYTIEAEEAWALGTMLVAFGYIYPLQDHKRLVIKPDTALYRFQTPYFWPAQQWPVEDTDYAIYLAKRNIRKKGVLEMHEQEQYNGLHKWMNHKWDFIVMQAKEQYRAGKERKKPDRAVFDCQERAYWVVHRPPPGTVSAMDYGLERMVDPNAEEKETSDFFRRIMIFTQQSIMRPRVKSSVSIGALVKYSVTCNKHDPFLAPCLPSNPWVTDDVTYWLLNMANVDIPTKMRVERWTFSFGELLSDPRGRDDFRLFLKKEFSGENLAFWEACEDLKWGTAATMNEKAQQVYKTFLARGAPRWINIDGKTMEVTVKGLKHPHRYVLDAAQTHIFMLMKKDSYGRYLKSPVFKDTQKRAIGPDQHRFSVSQLEANARKRRPSISPIIVRQQEKEERARMATSGPVDITQLCRFTAPVPHLAVYSGPPSSSPASPPFPFRLPHTPTCPSPISVTIDSTPASERRWEEGRGGGLEGGEAGPECWGTAVSSRSRMALSLGRLLRRGCTSSTVFASLSPKCPAPAGTSSRVQPISTEQPSQAPPRRIANFFQIKVDIPPECRIYPIDSEDEEESGGASRRGGGGGGQVKEIICPWESVTPHEGAG, from the exons ATGACCATCAGAAATGTACGGGATCATGGACAGAGGTTCCGACCGAGGATGGCATGTCTCAAAAAG GTGGAGGCTGTGATGCTGGAGATGCAGGATCCAAAGACTGGAGTCAAGTCACAACCCCAGAAACTGGTTATCACTACTATACCGCACGCTATCAcag GTGAGGATGTCGTGACATGGCTAGCCAACCGTTACACTATAGAGGCAGAAG aagcGTGGGCTCTGGGCACCATGTTGGTGGCGTTTGGGTACATCTATCCCCTCCAGGATCATAAACGACTAGTCATcaaaccagacacagccctctacCGCTTTCAG ACACCATACTTTTGGCCGGCCCAGCAGTGGCCTGTAGAGGACACAGACTATG CAATCTACCTGGCCAAGAGAAACATCCGTAAGAAAGGAGTTCTAGAGATGCATGAACAG GAGCAGTATAACGGCCTTCACAAGTGGATGAACCATAAATGGGACTTCATTGTGATGCAGGCTAAAGAACAGTACAG ggcggggaaggagaggaagaagccTGATCGTGCGGTATTTGACTGCCAGGAGAGAGCCTACTGGGTTGTACACAGACCtccg ccagGGACCGTCAGTGCCATGGACTACGGACTAGAACGCATGGTAGACCCCAACGCAGAGGAG AAAGAAACTTCAGACTTCTTCAGAAGAATT ATGATTTTTACCCAGCAGTCCATCATGAGGCCGAGGGTCAAGTCGTCTGTCTCTATCGGAGC tctGGTGAAATACTCCGTCACCTGTAATAAGCACGACCCtttcctagccccctgtctccctaGCAACCCCTGGGTCACCGATGATGTCACCTACTGGTTGCTCAACATGGCCAA tgtggatATTCCTACTAAGATGCGTGTGGAAAGGTGGACGTTCAGTTTCGGGGAGCTGCTCTCTGACCCTCGAGGCAGGGATGACTTCAGACTCTTCCTCAAGAAGGAGTTCAGCG gTGAGAACCTGGCATTCTGGGAGGCATGTGAGGATCTGAAGTGGGGAACGGCTGCTACCATGAACGAGAAGGCCCAGCAGGTCTACAA GACTTTCTTGGCGCGTGGCGCCCCCCGGTGGATCAACATTGACGGGAAGACCATGGAGGTGACAGTTAAAGGGTTGAAACACCCTCACAGATACGTACTGGATGCAGCTCAGACACACATCTTCATGCTGATGAAGAAG GACTCTTATGGGCGGTACCTGAAGTCTCCAGTGTTTAAGGACACTCAGAAGAGGGCCATCGGTCCTGATCAACACAGGTTCAG TGTGTCCCAGTTGGAGGCCAATGCGAGGAAGCGTCGTCCCAGCATCAGTCCCATCATCGTCCGCcagcaggagaaggaggagagagccaGGATGGCCACCAGTGGCCCTGTGGACATCACACAG CTGTGTCGCTTTACAGCACCCGTCCCCCACCTCGCGGTCTACTCcggccccccctcctcctcccctgcctcACCCCCTTTCCCCTTCCGTCTCCCTCACACCCCCACCTGCCCTTCACCCATCAGCGTAACCATAGACAGCACCCCCGCCTCAGAACGCAGGtgggaggaaggaagaggaggtgggCTGGAGGGGGGAGAGGCGGGCCCTGAGTGCTGGGGGACAGCTGTCTCTTCTCGTTCCCGTATGGCTCTCTCATTGGGCCGTCTGTTGAGGCGGGGCTGTACTTCCTCCACGGTATTCGCCAGCCTGTCACCCAAATGTCCTGCCCCCGCCGGGACCAGCAGCCGCGTTCAGCCTATCAGCACGGAGCAGCCCAGCCAAGCCCCGCCCAGACGCATTGCCAA TTTTTTCCAGATCAAGGTGGACATCCCTCCAGAGTGTCGCATCTACCCCATCGACTccgaggatgaggaggagagtgggggggcgtcgagaaggggaggaggaggaggagggcaggtgAAGGAGATCATCTGTCCCTGGGAGAGTGTGACACCTCATGAGGGGGCTgggtaa
- the LOC110491342 gene encoding regulator of G-protein signaling 9 isoform X2, whose amino-acid sequence MTIRNVRDHGQRFRPRMACLKKVEAVMLEMQDPKTGVKSQPQKLVITTIPHAITGEDVVTWLANRYTIEAEEAWALGTMLVAFGYIYPLQDHKRLVIKPDTALYRFQTPYFWPAQQWPVEDTDYAIYLAKRNIRKKGVLEMHEQEQYNGLHKWMNHKWDFIVMQAKEQYRAGKERKKPDRAVFDCQERAYWVVHRPPPGTVSAMDYGLERMVDPNAEEKETSDFFRRIMIFTQQSIMRPRVKSSVSIGALVKYSVTCNKHDPFLAPCLPSNPWVTDDVTYWLLNMANVDIPTKMRVERWTFSFGELLSDPRGRDDFRLFLKKEFSGENLAFWEACEDLKWGTAATMNEKAQQVYKTFLARGAPRWINIDGKTMEVTVKGLKHPHRYVLDAAQTHIFMLMKKDSYGRYLKSPVFKDTQKRAIGPDQHRFSVSQLEANARKRRPSISPIIVRQQEKEERARMATSGPVDITQVMSKLSNKGKEVPPPKK is encoded by the exons ATGACCATCAGAAATGTACGGGATCATGGACAGAGGTTCCGACCGAGGATGGCATGTCTCAAAAAG GTGGAGGCTGTGATGCTGGAGATGCAGGATCCAAAGACTGGAGTCAAGTCACAACCCCAGAAACTGGTTATCACTACTATACCGCACGCTATCAcag GTGAGGATGTCGTGACATGGCTAGCCAACCGTTACACTATAGAGGCAGAAG aagcGTGGGCTCTGGGCACCATGTTGGTGGCGTTTGGGTACATCTATCCCCTCCAGGATCATAAACGACTAGTCATcaaaccagacacagccctctacCGCTTTCAG ACACCATACTTTTGGCCGGCCCAGCAGTGGCCTGTAGAGGACACAGACTATG CAATCTACCTGGCCAAGAGAAACATCCGTAAGAAAGGAGTTCTAGAGATGCATGAACAG GAGCAGTATAACGGCCTTCACAAGTGGATGAACCATAAATGGGACTTCATTGTGATGCAGGCTAAAGAACAGTACAG ggcggggaaggagaggaagaagccTGATCGTGCGGTATTTGACTGCCAGGAGAGAGCCTACTGGGTTGTACACAGACCtccg ccagGGACCGTCAGTGCCATGGACTACGGACTAGAACGCATGGTAGACCCCAACGCAGAGGAG AAAGAAACTTCAGACTTCTTCAGAAGAATT ATGATTTTTACCCAGCAGTCCATCATGAGGCCGAGGGTCAAGTCGTCTGTCTCTATCGGAGC tctGGTGAAATACTCCGTCACCTGTAATAAGCACGACCCtttcctagccccctgtctccctaGCAACCCCTGGGTCACCGATGATGTCACCTACTGGTTGCTCAACATGGCCAA tgtggatATTCCTACTAAGATGCGTGTGGAAAGGTGGACGTTCAGTTTCGGGGAGCTGCTCTCTGACCCTCGAGGCAGGGATGACTTCAGACTCTTCCTCAAGAAGGAGTTCAGCG gTGAGAACCTGGCATTCTGGGAGGCATGTGAGGATCTGAAGTGGGGAACGGCTGCTACCATGAACGAGAAGGCCCAGCAGGTCTACAA GACTTTCTTGGCGCGTGGCGCCCCCCGGTGGATCAACATTGACGGGAAGACCATGGAGGTGACAGTTAAAGGGTTGAAACACCCTCACAGATACGTACTGGATGCAGCTCAGACACACATCTTCATGCTGATGAAGAAG GACTCTTATGGGCGGTACCTGAAGTCTCCAGTGTTTAAGGACACTCAGAAGAGGGCCATCGGTCCTGATCAACACAGGTTCAG TGTGTCCCAGTTGGAGGCCAATGCGAGGAAGCGTCGTCCCAGCATCAGTCCCATCATCGTCCGCcagcaggagaaggaggagagagccaGGATGGCCACCAGTGGCCCTGTGGACATCACACAGGTCATGAGTAAACTCAGCAACAAGGGCAAGGAGGTGCCCCCACCCAAAAAATAG